The following coding sequences are from one Leptospira mayottensis 200901116 window:
- a CDS encoding ATP-binding protein, whose protein sequence is MTNLKNHSRFSVSDLGFLVFWISVILVIASFFGNYYYEERHIDRLIDNIHWTVSYLCAAALAWFGYFSVEGGIHRFRLWFALGLTANALGQLSWAIQVYLDYYIIPTPSDYLFPWVAPCFVIGYSIIVIECDRSRIRTAVLDALGLITAILTFSLALYLPQREGVGIPQLLPLINHPVSFLTAAALGVLLIPLLRLQPDKSWFFFILGMGGTGLCWLLWNAFFIVQIPPDGTVLNAGFSVSALILGYGALTWEPKFNDHPVWGRRFEAALRLLPLFEVVASSITIVLAGTLSGLPEGVRIIAWTGTTIVVVIASARQTFLVKEMTNAEQEIRLINEGLEGIVAKRTEELRTVNQYLTSKNEQVIQTIEDLKSTQKQLIRSEKMAVLGQLVAGIAHELNTPLGAIVSSNEGIRSVLSNSWEGLLRNYSRFTEEEKTIWEKLFSKGIALREFYDTREERVKRKKIAVLLNDFGFSEVMRLADMLTDLGISPDYVSENFKDLPQKEKLVMIAQNALSLSGLARASFTIEKAAEKASLVIQALKEYAYKDPAETTMGPVDVRKQLETVFTLYYSKYKTQVEIVRDMPETSCVWGNAESLTQVWINLIGNALYAMNYKGKMVISCKRAPTGLEIAIKDSGNGIEDTIRDRIFEPFFTTKPSGAGTGLGLDICRRIIEDHNGKIFFETSEQGTTFFVILPVAESSSEKLENSTLLI, encoded by the coding sequence ATGACAAATTTAAAAAATCATTCGCGATTTTCGGTTTCCGATTTGGGATTCTTGGTATTTTGGATCAGCGTGATTTTGGTAATCGCGTCTTTTTTTGGGAATTATTATTACGAAGAAAGACATATAGACAGACTTATAGACAACATTCACTGGACCGTTTCCTATTTATGTGCGGCTGCTCTCGCCTGGTTCGGTTATTTTTCTGTCGAAGGCGGAATTCATCGTTTTAGACTTTGGTTCGCGCTCGGTCTCACGGCAAATGCGCTCGGACAACTCTCCTGGGCGATTCAAGTTTATCTTGATTATTACATAATTCCTACTCCGAGCGATTATCTTTTTCCCTGGGTGGCTCCCTGTTTTGTCATTGGATATTCTATTATAGTTATTGAATGTGATCGAAGTAGAATCCGAACGGCTGTGTTGGATGCACTGGGGCTTATCACTGCGATTCTTACTTTTTCTCTTGCATTGTATCTTCCTCAAAGGGAGGGGGTTGGAATTCCTCAACTTCTTCCTTTGATCAATCATCCGGTTTCTTTTTTAACCGCGGCGGCTCTAGGAGTTTTACTCATTCCTCTTTTAAGATTACAACCGGATAAGTCCTGGTTTTTTTTCATACTCGGTATGGGAGGAACGGGACTTTGTTGGCTGTTATGGAACGCGTTTTTTATCGTGCAGATTCCTCCGGATGGAACCGTGCTCAATGCGGGTTTTTCTGTTTCCGCTTTAATTTTGGGGTATGGAGCCTTGACCTGGGAACCCAAATTCAATGACCACCCGGTTTGGGGAAGAAGGTTTGAAGCGGCGCTTCGTTTATTACCGTTATTTGAAGTAGTTGCAAGTTCGATTACGATCGTACTTGCGGGAACTCTCAGTGGATTGCCCGAAGGAGTTCGAATTATAGCGTGGACTGGAACCACGATCGTGGTTGTGATTGCGAGTGCGAGACAAACCTTTCTCGTAAAGGAAATGACGAATGCGGAACAGGAAATCCGTTTGATCAACGAAGGACTTGAGGGGATCGTCGCCAAAAGAACGGAAGAGTTGAGGACCGTAAATCAATATCTCACTTCTAAAAATGAACAAGTGATTCAGACAATCGAAGATTTAAAAAGCACACAAAAACAACTGATTCGCTCCGAGAAGATGGCCGTCCTCGGACAGTTGGTCGCCGGAATTGCACACGAACTCAATACACCATTAGGCGCCATCGTTTCTTCGAACGAAGGGATTCGGTCTGTATTGTCTAATTCTTGGGAAGGTCTTTTAAGAAATTATTCGAGATTTACGGAAGAGGAAAAAACGATTTGGGAAAAACTTTTTTCCAAAGGAATTGCCCTGAGGGAATTTTATGATACCAGAGAAGAAAGAGTCAAAAGAAAAAAAATTGCGGTTTTGTTAAACGACTTCGGATTTTCCGAGGTTATGCGTCTTGCGGACATGCTCACCGATTTGGGAATTAGTCCCGACTATGTTTCGGAAAATTTTAAGGATCTGCCTCAAAAAGAAAAATTGGTTATGATCGCACAGAATGCTCTTTCTCTTTCCGGTCTTGCCCGGGCGAGTTTTACGATCGAAAAGGCGGCGGAAAAGGCCTCCCTTGTAATACAAGCTTTAAAGGAATATGCATATAAAGATCCTGCTGAAACGACGATGGGGCCTGTGGACGTACGTAAGCAATTGGAAACCGTATTTACACTTTATTATTCGAAATATAAAACTCAAGTGGAGATCGTTCGTGATATGCCTGAAACTTCCTGCGTTTGGGGAAATGCTGAATCTCTGACTCAGGTATGGATTAATCTGATAGGGAATGCGCTTTATGCGATGAATTATAAGGGGAAAATGGTAATCTCCTGTAAGCGGGCACCGACCGGTTTGGAAATTGCGATCAAGGATAGTGGAAACGGAATCGAAGATACGATACGAGACCGCATCTTCGAACCGTTTTTCACTACAAAACCTTCCGGTGCGGGAACCGGTCTAGGTCTGGATATATGCAGGAGAATCATAGAAGATCATAATGGAAAAATCTTCTTTGAAACTTCGGAACAGGGAACCACGTTTTTCGTGATCCTTCCCGTTGCCGAATCGTCTTCAGAAAAATTAGAAAATTCTACTTTATTAATATAG